A portion of the Juglans microcarpa x Juglans regia isolate MS1-56 chromosome 1D, Jm3101_v1.0, whole genome shotgun sequence genome contains these proteins:
- the LOC121267410 gene encoding PRA1 family protein B1-like, which produces MASAPTLPMSNPPQSSQPPISTPAFRAFVSRLFSSIRHGFSHRRPWSEMVDRSSMARPDSLTEAYSRIRKNLSYFRVNYLTLLALVLALSLLSHPFSLVVLLSLLAAWAFLYVFRQSDQPLIVLGRTFSDRETLLGLCLLTVIVIFLTSVGSLLISALMIGFSIICAHGAFMVPDDLFLDDQEPANSGFLSFLGSAAASAPAVAARV; this is translated from the coding sequence ATGGCCTCGGCACCGACACTCCCTATGTCGAATCCCCCGCAATCATCCCAGCCCCCAATCTCCACGCCCGCCTTCCGAGCGTTCGTCTCGCGGCTCTTCTCCTCAATCCGCCACGGGTTCTCCCATCGCCGTCCGTGGTCCGAGATGGTAGACCGGAGCTCCATGGCCCGACCAGATTCCCTCACAGAGGCCTACTCCCGGATCCGCAAGAACCTCTCCTACTTCCGCGTCAACTACCTAACCCTCCTCGCTCTCGTCCTCGCCCTTTCCCTCCTCTCCCACCCTTTCTCCCTCGTCGTCCTCCTTTCCCTCCTCGCCGCCTGGGCTTTCCTCTACGTCTTCCGGCAGTCCGACCAGCCTCTGATCGTTCTTGGACGTACCTTCTCCGACCGGGAGACCCTACTCGGCCTGTGTCTCCTGACCGTCATCGTGATCTTCCTCACCAGCGTCGGATCCCTTCTGATCTCTGCGCTGATGATCGGCTTCTCCATCATTTGCGCACACGGTGCGTTTATGGTTCCCGACGATCTCTTCCTCGACGACCAGGAGCCTGCCAATTCCGGATTCCTCTCTTTCCTCGGCAGTGCCGCAGCCTCCGCTCCCGCAGTCGCCGCGCGAGTGTGA
- the LOC121233927 gene encoding uncharacterized protein LOC121233927, with amino-acid sequence MKSLYIHMEIICRIPCRKRKKRENFCFSLMAASCGFPDIFCWVQNLPPISRKNSMSLCIFSSSPSQPSLNLSITKNNQYSPNLSLAIIADFSPPISLWTSKPFKLSSNSIKLVDEETMFDLLVNFIEDVLRYGSNKNSSFLDFLKLDSVSNFEDIFNFTFLTLLFLVCIYEAPADLRSECLNTLKNHLANCRSRQATKLLMKLLGSNLEEQWMRSINLAITSWNTELQATHHSLKAPSPLFSYALSTFGLWKVQLYCPVKAMDIENSSNPSADERLQFSLTFHQLEGVVQFNYKVVIQEMWVDVMVNTDNIRCDVIRLVNETLMNERGVGASEKHFPSRISLQLTPIRQTKILSLSVSKSSENPAIEFGYERGIEAGFEPQNTYLGLKVSAGETTTMNLKPWKFEESVDGYSANLNWFLHDPMDGREVFSSKPSKLALLNPKAWFRDRYSSAYRPFNRQGGVIFAGDEYGNRVCWKVDKSAVGRSMEWELRGWIWLTYWPNKYKTFYNETRRLEFREILDLTIA; translated from the exons ATGAAAAGCCTTTATATACATATGGAGATCATCTGCAGAATTCCTTGCAGAAAgcggaaaaagagagagaatttctGCTTTTCTCTAATGGCTGCTTCTTGTGGCTTTCCCGATATATTTTGCTGGGTTCAGAACCTTCCGCCAATCTCTAGAAAAAACTCCATGTCTCTATGCATATTTTCTTCAAGTCCATCCCAACCTTCTCTCAATCTCTCcataacaaaaaataaccaaTATTCTCCAAACCTCTCTTTAGCTATCATTGCAGATTTCAGTCCCCCCATCTCTCTTTGGACTTCAAAACCTTTCAAGCTCAGCTCCAACTCCATAAAACTGGTAGATGAGGAAACCATGTTCGACCTCTTGGTCAATTTTATTGAAGATGTCCTTCGTTATGGCTCAAACAAGAACAGCTCCTTCCTCGATTTCCTTAAACTGGACTCTGTCTCCAACTTTGAAGACATATTCAATTTCACGTTTCTCACTCTATTATTCCTCGTTTGCATCTATGAAGCACCTGCGGATCTACGTTCCGAATGTCTAAATACTCTTAAGAATCACCTAGCAAATTGTCGGTCAAGACAGGCAACAAAGTTGCTCATGAAACTCTTGGGCTCTAATCTAGAAGAGCAATGGATGCGGTCCATAAACCTTGCAATTACTAGTTGGAATACAGAACTCCAAGCCACCCACCACTCACTCAAAGCACCATCACCTCTGTTTTCTTATGCACTTTCAACCTTCGGGCTGTGGAAGGTTCAATTATACTGTCCAGTCAAAGCCATGGATATCGAAAATTCGAGCAACCCTTCTGCCGATGAGCGATTGCAATTTTCTCTGACTTTCCACCAACTTGAAGGCGTTGTCCAGTTCAATTACAAAGTAGTGATTCAAGAGATGTGGGTCGACGTTATGGTGAACACTGATAACATACG GTGTGACGTTATTAGACTTGTGAATGAAACCCTCATGAATGAACGGGGAGTTGGAGCTTCCGAAAAACACTTTCCCTCGCGAATTTCTTTGCAACTTACTCCAATTCGTCAAACCAAGATACTGAGCCTTTCAGTGAGTAAGTCATCTGAGAATCCAGCAATAGAGTTCGGCTACGAAAGAGGTATAGAAGCCGGATTCGAACCGCAAAACACATACTTGGGGCTCAAGGTATCAGCTGGAGAGACCACGACTATGAATCTGAAGCCATGGAAGTTCGAAGAATCCGTTGATGGCTATAGTGCAAACTTGAATTGGTTTCTCCATGATCCCATGGATGGAAGAGAAGTATTCTCTTCCAAGCCTTCAAAGCTTGCATTACTCAATCCCAAGGCTTGGTTTAGAGACCGATACTCGAGCGCATACCGGCCATTCAATAGGCAAGGAGGAGTAATTTTTGCTGGGGATGAGTATGGGAATAGAGTGTGCTGGAAGGTGGACAAAAGTGCCGTAGGAAGGAGCATGGAGTGGGAACTAAGAGGGTGGATTTGGTTAACTTACTGGCCTAacaaatataaaacattttataacgAGACCAGGAGGCTGGAATTTAGAGAAATCCTTGATCTTACCATTGCTTAA